One part of the Vicia villosa cultivar HV-30 ecotype Madison, WI linkage group LG6, Vvil1.0, whole genome shotgun sequence genome encodes these proteins:
- the LOC131614987 gene encoding uncharacterized protein LOC131614987, with translation MVKKNNKSNGSGKMVDAKAMAPVSMGKAKTIAILGADKEKSAAMVGAQKVKSGTSAGFKWIKNLCKKKNCFSAYIIHSFITYTKNLRSQALCQGYPTEIASYFHHCRSLRIDDKPDDIGGRDIQKQEICEAVKLPLTHHNLYKQIGIDTPRGVLLCGPLGTSKIMLAKADANHTTAAFIRVMGSEFVQKYLGEILQLQFNYIKEYQMLGGKYIKLLQNVDTAQTCEIA, from the exons atggtgaagaagaataatAAGAGCAATGGAAGTGGCAAGATGGTAGACGCAAAGGCTATGGCGCCGGTTAGTATGGGCAAAGCCAAAACTATTGCAATTCTCGGTGCTGACAAAGAAAAGTCAGCTGCTATGGTAGGTGCTCAGAAAGTGAAGAGTGGAACCTCTGCTGGATTCAAATGGATCAAGAATCTGTGTAAGAAAAAGAA TTGTTTTAGTGCTTATATCATCCACTCCTTCATAACCTATACTAAGAATTTACGCTCACAGGCCTTGTGTCAAGGTTATCCAACAGAAATTGCTTCATACTTCCATCACTGCCGCTCATTAAGGATTGATGATAAGCCAGAT GATATTGGAGGACGTGATATCCAAAAACAGGAAATTTGCGAGGCTGTAAAGTTACCTCTCACACATCACAATTTATACAAGCAAATTGGTATTGATACTCCTCGAGGTGTTTTACTATGCGGCCCCCTTGGAACTAGTAAAATAATGCTTGCCAAAGCTGATGCTAATCATACCACTGCCGCCTTTATCAGGGTTATGGGCTCTGAGTTTGTGCAGAAGTATCTTGGTGAG ATATTGCAGCTGCAATTTAACTACATAAAGGAGTATCAAATGTTAGGGGGAAAGTACATTAAGTTGCTTCAGAATGTTGATACTGCACAAACTTGTGAGATAGCATAA